Proteins encoded within one genomic window of Actinoplanes octamycinicus:
- a CDS encoding YybH family protein has translation MTDSQPHHDDLTAHLAAYLAAFATGSLAALDEFYEPDAIVVPQPGAPRTGITERRAALQHLLDFGVPMQAELRQHYVTGDLALTVVDWSIRGTARQGFPLDLHGVATDVLRRGTDGRWRYVIDNPFGTA, from the coding sequence ATGACGGATTCGCAGCCGCATCACGACGATCTCACCGCCCACCTGGCCGCCTACCTCGCGGCGTTCGCCACCGGCTCCCTCGCCGCCCTGGACGAGTTCTACGAGCCGGACGCGATCGTGGTCCCGCAGCCGGGCGCCCCGCGGACCGGCATCACCGAGCGCCGGGCCGCCCTGCAGCACCTGCTCGACTTCGGCGTGCCGATGCAGGCCGAGCTGCGGCAGCACTACGTCACCGGGGACCTCGCGCTCACCGTGGTGGACTGGTCGATACGCGGCACCGCCCGCCAGGGCTTCCCGCTCGACCTGCACGGCGTCGCCACCGACGTGCTCCGGCGCGGCACCGACGGCCGCTGGCGCTACGTCATCGACAACCCGTTCGGCACCGCCTGA
- a CDS encoding ABC transporter permease translates to MFVAWRDLKFARGRFALMGAVIVLITLLVGLLSGLTAGLGQQNISAITGLPADHLAFTAPAAGRDLSFADSTVTAEQLRRWAATPGVTRAEPLGIGTTRASAGAATVAVSVFGVQPGSALTPGGDRIADRSVLLSVTAADQLGVRPGDALTLAGQSLTVAAVRGDASFSHTPVVWAGLADWRRATGGSDRTATVIALTTSDDADLAAGDRAAGTRTVSRDDSLSAIGSYTSENGSLQLMRGFLFAISALVIGAFFTVWTIQRSGDVAVLKALGASTAGLLRDALGQAAVLLTAGTLTGTALAAAAGAVLAGGTVPFLLSPATMLVPTAIMIVLGVLGAALSIGRITSVDPLTALGSAR, encoded by the coding sequence GTGTTCGTCGCATGGCGCGACCTCAAGTTCGCCCGGGGCCGGTTCGCCCTGATGGGCGCCGTCATCGTGCTGATCACCCTGCTGGTCGGGTTGCTGTCCGGGCTGACCGCCGGTCTCGGGCAGCAGAACATCTCCGCGATCACCGGGCTGCCCGCCGACCATCTCGCCTTCACCGCCCCCGCCGCGGGGCGGGACCTGTCCTTCGCCGACTCCACCGTCACCGCCGAGCAGCTCCGGCGCTGGGCCGCCACCCCCGGCGTCACCCGCGCCGAGCCGCTCGGCATCGGCACCACCCGGGCGTCGGCCGGCGCGGCGACCGTCGCCGTGTCCGTGTTCGGCGTCCAGCCCGGCTCCGCGCTGACGCCCGGCGGCGACCGGATCGCCGACCGGTCCGTGCTGCTGTCGGTCACCGCCGCTGACCAGCTTGGGGTACGACCGGGCGACGCGCTCACCCTCGCCGGGCAGAGCCTGACCGTGGCCGCCGTGCGGGGCGACGCCTCGTTCAGCCACACCCCGGTCGTCTGGGCCGGTCTCGCCGACTGGCGCCGGGCCACCGGGGGATCCGACCGGACGGCCACCGTGATCGCCCTGACCACCAGCGACGACGCCGACCTGGCCGCGGGCGACCGGGCGGCCGGCACCCGGACCGTCAGCCGCGACGACTCGCTGTCCGCGATCGGCTCCTACACCTCGGAGAACGGCTCGCTGCAGCTGATGCGCGGCTTCCTGTTCGCCATCTCCGCCCTGGTCATCGGCGCGTTCTTCACCGTCTGGACGATCCAGCGCAGCGGCGACGTCGCCGTCCTCAAGGCCCTCGGCGCGTCCACCGCCGGCCTGCTGCGCGACGCGCTCGGCCAGGCCGCCGTCCTGCTGACCGCCGGCACGCTCACCGGCACCGCCCTCGCCGCGGCGGCCGGCGCCGTCCTCGCCGGTGGCACCGTGCCGTTCCTGCTCAGCCCGGCCACCATGCTCGTCCCCACCGCGATCATGATCGTGCTCGGCGTGCTCGGGGCGGCCCTGTCCATCGGCCGGATCACCTCGGTCGACCCGCTGACCGCCCTGGGGAGCGCCCGATGA
- a CDS encoding sensor histidine kinase, producing MSVTVSPLPRTARGLRWCLHLLFAGLLVLAAGRAVAGPAPHAWPVAAVAVVLALTYGAGVWFARAPWAWLAGLGTGWLVLLALSADGVWVAFPLYFLQLHLLPRRTGVVAVLVTALAAITGFAAHAGALTLGIVVGPALGAAVAIAVVRGYQALYRESERRRRLIEELTATRADLAAAQHTAGVLAERERLAREIHDTLAQGLSSIQLLLRAAERALPETATTAAGHVAQARQAAVDNLAEARRFVAALTPPALDDAGLVDALDQLCATTSARHRITARLHRTGEPVPLSPATETALLRIAQSALSNVVRHAGAGTVDVTLSYLGDQVALDVVDDGAGFDPAAGTDGFGLTAMRARAQALGGTLTIEGTGGGGTALAVQVPAGTGAG from the coding sequence ATGTCCGTGACCGTGTCGCCCCTGCCGCGCACCGCCCGTGGCCTGCGGTGGTGCCTGCATCTGCTGTTCGCCGGGCTGCTGGTGCTCGCCGCCGGCCGGGCGGTGGCCGGCCCCGCGCCGCACGCCTGGCCGGTGGCGGCGGTGGCCGTGGTGCTCGCCCTGACCTACGGCGCCGGGGTGTGGTTCGCGCGTGCCCCGTGGGCCTGGCTGGCCGGGCTCGGCACCGGGTGGCTGGTGCTGCTGGCCCTGTCCGCGGACGGGGTGTGGGTGGCCTTCCCGCTGTACTTCCTGCAGCTGCACCTGCTGCCGCGCCGCACCGGGGTGGTCGCCGTGCTGGTCACCGCGCTCGCGGCGATCACCGGGTTCGCCGCCCACGCCGGGGCGCTGACGCTGGGCATCGTGGTCGGGCCGGCGCTCGGCGCGGCCGTCGCGATCGCCGTGGTCCGCGGCTACCAGGCGCTGTACCGGGAGAGCGAGCGGCGCCGCCGGCTGATCGAGGAGCTGACCGCGACCCGCGCGGATCTGGCCGCGGCCCAGCACACCGCCGGCGTGCTGGCCGAGCGGGAGCGGCTGGCCCGGGAGATCCACGACACCCTGGCCCAGGGCCTGTCCAGTATCCAGCTGCTGCTGCGGGCCGCCGAACGCGCGCTGCCGGAGACCGCGACCACGGCTGCCGGGCATGTGGCGCAGGCCCGCCAGGCCGCCGTCGACAACCTCGCCGAGGCCCGCCGGTTCGTCGCCGCGCTCACCCCGCCGGCGCTCGACGACGCCGGCCTGGTCGACGCCCTGGACCAGCTCTGCGCGACCACCAGCGCCCGGCACCGGATCACCGCCCGGCTGCACCGCACCGGCGAGCCGGTGCCGCTGTCGCCGGCGACCGAGACCGCGCTGCTGCGCATCGCCCAGTCGGCCCTGTCCAACGTCGTCCGGCACGCCGGGGCCGGCACCGTGGACGTGACCCTGAGCTACCTCGGCGACCAGGTGGCGCTGGACGTCGTCGACGACGGCGCCGGTTTCGACCCGGCGGCGGGCACCGACGGCTTCGGGCTGACCGCCATGCGCGCCCGCGCCCAGGCGCTCGGTGGCACGCTCACCATCGAGGGGACCGGTGGCGGCGGCACGGCGCTGGCCGTGCAGGTGCCGGCCGGGACGGGGGCCGGGTGA
- a CDS encoding cellulose-binding domain-containing protein, with amino-acid sequence MRLVPIASVVVLAGAAIGVVGLGPAHAAAATCDVTWTANSWNTGFTADVKVTNLGAAVSSWTLAWDFAGNQQVTSAWNATVRQTGAAVTATSVGWNGSLATGASASFGFQGTYSGSNPAPSAFRFNGVTCGPEPVPSDASGPPSPSQSSSPPPPAPADCTSGTRCDGFESQAGAVPSGSWTVTSPDCSGAGTAAIDRTVAHSGATSLRINGAAGYCNHVFARNTDLMGTGSTRYVRYWVRHTTALPAAHVTAVAMSDANDGGKDLRFGGQNGALQFNRASDDATLPEQSPAGVALSRPLPVGTWNCVEFKIDSAAGTIETWLNNTSVPGLVADGSPTHDIDSQWLNRTWRPALTDLRLGWESYGDGSDTLWYDDVAVSGARIGC; translated from the coding sequence ATGAGGCTCGTACCGATAGCCTCGGTCGTGGTCCTGGCCGGCGCCGCCATCGGCGTCGTCGGCCTGGGCCCGGCCCACGCCGCCGCCGCGACCTGCGACGTCACCTGGACGGCGAACAGCTGGAACACCGGGTTCACCGCCGACGTCAAGGTCACCAACCTGGGCGCCGCGGTCTCCTCGTGGACGCTCGCCTGGGATTTCGCCGGCAACCAGCAGGTCACCTCGGCCTGGAACGCGACCGTGCGGCAGACCGGCGCCGCGGTGACCGCCACCAGCGTCGGCTGGAACGGCTCGCTGGCGACCGGGGCGTCGGCCAGTTTCGGCTTCCAGGGCACCTACTCGGGCAGCAACCCGGCGCCGTCGGCGTTCCGGTTCAACGGGGTGACCTGCGGGCCGGAGCCGGTGCCGAGCGACGCCTCCGGCCCGCCGTCGCCCTCGCAGTCGTCCTCGCCGCCCCCGCCGGCCCCGGCCGACTGCACCAGCGGGACGCGCTGTGACGGCTTCGAGTCGCAGGCCGGCGCGGTGCCGTCCGGTTCGTGGACGGTGACCAGCCCGGACTGCTCCGGGGCCGGCACCGCCGCGATCGACCGGACGGTCGCGCACAGCGGCGCCACGTCCCTGCGGATCAACGGCGCTGCCGGTTACTGCAACCATGTGTTCGCCCGCAACACCGATCTCATGGGTACGGGCAGCACGCGCTATGTCCGCTACTGGGTGAGGCACACGACCGCGCTGCCCGCCGCGCACGTCACGGCGGTGGCCATGTCGGACGCAAACGACGGCGGCAAGGATCTGCGCTTCGGCGGCCAGAACGGCGCGCTGCAGTTCAACCGGGCCTCGGACGACGCCACGCTGCCCGAGCAGAGCCCGGCCGGGGTGGCGCTGTCCCGGCCGTTGCCGGTCGGCACCTGGAACTGCGTCGAGTTCAAGATCGACAGTGCGGCCGGGACCATCGAGACCTGGCTGAACAACACCTCGGTGCCCGGCCTGGTCGCGGACGGCAGCCCGACGCACGACATCGACAGCCAGTGGCTGAACCGCACCTGGCGCCCGGCTCTGACCGACCTGCGGCTGGGCTGGGAGAGTTACGGCGACGGATCCGACACCCTCTGGTACGACGACGTGGCGGTCAGCGGCGCCCGGATCGGCTGCTGA
- a CDS encoding ABC transporter ATP-binding protein, with protein MTLRLADVTLTYPDGDSRLTALDRVSLDVPRGTVTAVVGPSGSGKSSLLAVAATLIAPDSGTVTVDGVPVTGLNRADQAVLRRRSIGIVFQQPNLLPALTAAEQLQVMAVIDGRRPAAARRRALDLLDAVGLAAQAGRRPHQLSGGQRQRVNIARALMNDPTVLLVDEPTSALDHERGATIIGLITRLTHQRATATILVTHDRTHLTTADRITEVHDGRLRDQAGAR; from the coding sequence ATGACCCTGCGCCTGGCCGACGTCACCCTCACCTACCCGGACGGCGACAGCCGGCTGACCGCCCTCGACCGGGTCAGCCTCGACGTGCCGCGCGGCACCGTCACCGCCGTCGTCGGGCCGTCCGGCTCCGGCAAGTCCAGCCTGCTCGCCGTCGCCGCCACCCTGATCGCCCCGGACAGCGGCACGGTCACCGTCGACGGCGTCCCCGTCACCGGCCTGAACCGCGCGGACCAGGCCGTGCTGCGCCGCCGCAGCATCGGCATCGTCTTCCAGCAGCCGAACCTGCTGCCCGCCCTGACCGCCGCCGAGCAACTCCAGGTGATGGCCGTCATCGACGGCCGCCGCCCGGCCGCCGCACGCCGGCGGGCCCTCGATCTGCTCGACGCGGTCGGCCTGGCCGCGCAGGCCGGCCGGCGCCCGCACCAGCTCTCCGGCGGCCAGCGGCAACGGGTGAACATCGCCCGCGCCCTGATGAACGACCCCACCGTCCTGCTCGTCGACGAGCCGACCAGCGCCCTCGACCACGAACGCGGCGCCACGATCATCGGCCTGATCACCCGGCTCACCCACCAGCGCGCCACCGCGACGATCCTGGTCACCCACGACCGCACCCACCTGACCACCGCCGACCGGATCACCGAGGTCCACGACGGGCGGCTCCGCGACCAGGCAGGCGCCCGATAG
- a CDS encoding sensor domain-containing diguanylate cyclase, which translates to MRAVVVPAYVAAALAAALYALLSWRRRQVTPLAKSLALITSGAALWSLAQAFAAVASPTVALAATSAMFPGVAMLVAGFHWHVTVFTGYGLERLRRWHALLLIHPVLLTVVVATDPIHHAFFSTVTSHPDGGVTPHFGPLYWLHTAYCYTMIAIGMGRAVAAMRRAVRGHRRVFLIFLIGGLAPAAGNLISILLLTEDRQLDLTPILFLVTASMWWWAERFGTPARRTPVSYKQVIAALSDAVMVLDADGRILDANPAAAELLAALGGPAGSAVGRRWQDVLGPQRALVFSGIDQQTVASADGRIYDVRVVRMSPETGTGAGTVVVVRDVTELERLRAELTDQALRDGLTGVYNRRHLTTVLREQVASGHPLAAVMIDVDHFKAVNDTYGHAVGDEVLIRLAQELAGSVGSAGTVARYGGEEFAVLLPGVDARAAAELADQWRCRCSEVVVGTPLGPLRATFSAGVAELAAGGSAEELLKCADRALYLAKEQGRDRVVTAVPERLPAGLP; encoded by the coding sequence GTGCGAGCCGTAGTGGTCCCGGCCTACGTCGCCGCGGCCCTGGCCGCGGCGCTGTATGCGCTGCTGTCCTGGCGTCGCCGGCAGGTCACCCCGCTGGCCAAGTCGCTGGCCCTGATCACGTCCGGCGCCGCGCTGTGGTCGCTCGCCCAGGCGTTCGCCGCCGTCGCCTCGCCGACCGTGGCGCTCGCCGCCACCTCCGCGATGTTCCCCGGCGTGGCGATGCTGGTCGCCGGTTTCCACTGGCACGTCACCGTCTTCACCGGGTACGGCCTGGAGCGGCTGCGCCGGTGGCACGCCCTGCTGCTCATCCACCCGGTGCTGCTGACCGTGGTGGTGGCGACCGATCCGATACATCACGCGTTCTTCAGCACGGTCACCAGCCACCCGGACGGCGGGGTCACCCCGCACTTCGGGCCGCTGTACTGGCTGCACACGGCGTACTGCTACACCATGATCGCGATCGGGATGGGCCGGGCGGTGGCGGCGATGCGCCGGGCGGTGCGCGGGCACCGCCGGGTCTTCCTGATCTTCCTGATCGGCGGGCTGGCGCCGGCGGCCGGCAACCTGATCAGCATCTTGCTGCTCACCGAGGACCGGCAGCTCGACCTCACCCCGATCCTGTTCCTGGTCACCGCCTCGATGTGGTGGTGGGCGGAACGCTTCGGGACGCCCGCCCGGCGCACCCCGGTCTCCTACAAGCAGGTGATCGCCGCGCTCAGCGACGCGGTGATGGTCCTCGACGCGGACGGCCGGATCCTGGACGCCAACCCGGCGGCCGCCGAGCTGCTCGCCGCGCTGGGCGGCCCGGCCGGCAGCGCGGTCGGCCGCCGCTGGCAGGACGTGCTGGGCCCGCAACGGGCGCTGGTGTTCTCCGGGATCGACCAGCAGACGGTCGCCTCCGCCGACGGGCGGATCTACGACGTGCGGGTGGTGCGGATGTCGCCGGAGACCGGCACCGGCGCGGGCACCGTCGTGGTCGTCCGGGACGTCACCGAGCTGGAACGGCTGCGCGCCGAGCTGACCGACCAGGCGCTCCGCGACGGGCTGACCGGCGTCTACAACCGCCGGCACCTGACCACGGTGCTGCGTGAGCAGGTGGCGTCCGGTCACCCGCTCGCGGCCGTGATGATCGACGTCGACCATTTCAAGGCGGTCAACGACACGTACGGGCACGCGGTCGGCGACGAGGTGCTGATCCGGCTGGCGCAGGAGCTGGCCGGGTCGGTCGGCTCGGCCGGGACGGTGGCCCGGTACGGCGGCGAGGAGTTCGCGGTGCTGCTGCCCGGCGTCGACGCCCGGGCCGCCGCGGAACTGGCCGATCAGTGGCGTTGCCGCTGCTCGGAGGTGGTCGTCGGGACCCCGCTCGGGCCGCTGCGGGCGACGTTCAGCGCGGGGGTGGCGGAGCTGGCGGCCGGCGGCAGCGCCGAGGAGCTACTGAAGTGCGCTGACCGGGCGCTCTACCTGGCCAAGGAGCAGGGGCGCGACCGGGTGGTCACGGCCGTCCCGGAGCGGCTTCCGGCGGGGCTGCCGTAA
- a CDS encoding DUF402 domain-containing protein — MNAVIGRDLPYRDFRGDGELVLVIPQRVIADDDRGLLTWRPIGTRYLFRRAVDGRDRREIPFAERHTVAWTLAPMVWSGLHVLHLFRPGHAHSVWWMLNPDLTLNRWYVNLEAPPVRWPGGVDTFDHALDLLVMPDRSWRWKDESEYRERIGHPAYWDAEQAAEIRAEGERVVEAVESGAFPFDGTHLSFRPDPAWPLPALPSHGWDRPRVTEASA, encoded by the coding sequence ATGAATGCGGTGATCGGTCGTGATCTTCCGTATCGAGACTTCCGGGGCGACGGTGAGCTGGTTCTCGTCATTCCGCAGCGGGTGATCGCGGACGACGACCGTGGGTTGCTCACCTGGCGGCCGATCGGGACCCGCTACCTGTTCCGGCGTGCGGTCGACGGGCGGGACCGGCGGGAGATCCCGTTCGCCGAGCGGCACACCGTGGCATGGACGCTGGCGCCGATGGTCTGGTCCGGCCTGCACGTGCTGCACCTGTTCCGGCCGGGGCACGCGCACTCGGTGTGGTGGATGCTCAATCCGGATCTCACGCTGAACCGGTGGTACGTGAACCTCGAGGCGCCGCCGGTGCGCTGGCCGGGCGGGGTGGACACCTTCGATCACGCGCTTGACCTGCTGGTGATGCCGGACCGGAGCTGGCGGTGGAAGGACGAGAGCGAGTATCGGGAGCGGATCGGGCATCCGGCCTACTGGGACGCGGAGCAGGCGGCGGAGATCCGGGCGGAGGGGGAGCGGGTGGTCGAGGCGGTGGAGAGCGGCGCGTTCCCCTTCGACGGGACGCACCTGAGTTTCCGCCCCGATCCGGCCTGGCCGCTGCCGGCGCTGCCGAGTCACGGCTGGGACCGGCCCCGGGTCACTGAGGCTTCGGCCTGA
- a CDS encoding cellulase family glycosylhydrolase, whose product MNPRKWLAGATALAAAAVSTAIALAQPAVAASGGTGTGYLHTNGNKIVDSTGATVRLTGINWFGMETDNKTFHGLWSSNPWKSQIDTMASLGYNTLRVPFSDDALKPGATATGINDFTNPDLVGLSPLQILDKVIAYAGTKGMRIILDRHRPTSAGQSPLWYTAAVPESTWIADWKALAQRYAGNTTVIGADLHNEPHAEGTNPAATGACWGCGDTARDWRLAAERAGNAILSVQPNWLIFVEGVSCPSGGLSNVWDNDTSNDEDCGWWGGNLSKAGQFPVRLDVANRLVYSPHEYATSVYHQAWFDDPSYPANMPAIWDKYWGYLYKQNIAPIMMGEFGTTLQANVDKIWLQELMKYTGTGVNGMSFTYWSWNPNSGDTGGIANDDWTTVNQAKQAIISPYLIPPVGGGTNPQPSGSASTSTPPVPTGGCKATYTQDNAWQGGFQGQLKVQNTGTGTVNPWQVTWTWPSGVTLNNGWNATVTQSGTTVTAAAPSHALSLAAGASVTVGFTANGTASAPATVKLNGVACG is encoded by the coding sequence ATGAACCCCCGTAAATGGCTGGCCGGCGCCACCGCGCTGGCCGCCGCGGCCGTCTCCACGGCCATCGCGCTGGCCCAGCCAGCAGTCGCCGCCTCCGGCGGCACCGGCACCGGTTACCTGCACACCAACGGCAACAAGATCGTCGACAGCACCGGCGCCACGGTCCGGCTGACCGGCATCAACTGGTTCGGCATGGAGACCGACAACAAGACCTTCCACGGCCTCTGGTCGAGCAACCCGTGGAAGAGCCAGATCGACACGATGGCCTCGCTCGGCTACAACACGTTGCGGGTCCCGTTCTCCGACGACGCCCTCAAGCCGGGCGCCACCGCCACCGGCATCAACGATTTCACCAACCCGGACCTGGTCGGGCTCTCCCCGCTGCAGATCCTGGACAAGGTGATCGCCTACGCCGGGACCAAGGGCATGCGGATCATCCTGGACCGGCACCGGCCGACCTCGGCGGGACAGAGCCCGCTCTGGTACACCGCGGCCGTACCGGAAAGCACCTGGATCGCGGATTGGAAAGCGCTGGCCCAGCGCTATGCGGGCAACACCACGGTGATCGGCGCCGACCTGCACAACGAGCCGCACGCCGAGGGCACCAACCCGGCCGCGACCGGCGCCTGCTGGGGGTGCGGTGACACCGCGCGGGACTGGCGGCTGGCCGCCGAGCGGGCCGGCAACGCGATTCTGTCCGTGCAGCCGAACTGGCTGATCTTCGTGGAGGGCGTCAGCTGCCCGAGCGGCGGCCTGTCCAACGTCTGGGACAACGACACCAGCAACGACGAGGACTGCGGCTGGTGGGGCGGCAACCTGTCCAAGGCGGGGCAGTTCCCGGTACGCCTGGACGTCGCGAACCGCCTGGTCTACTCGCCGCACGAGTACGCCACCTCGGTCTACCACCAGGCGTGGTTCGACGACCCGTCCTACCCGGCGAACATGCCGGCGATCTGGGACAAGTACTGGGGCTACCTCTACAAGCAGAACATCGCCCCGATCATGATGGGCGAGTTCGGCACCACGCTGCAGGCCAACGTCGACAAGATCTGGCTGCAGGAGCTGATGAAGTACACCGGCACCGGGGTCAACGGGATGTCGTTCACCTACTGGTCGTGGAACCCGAACTCGGGGGACACCGGCGGCATCGCCAACGACGACTGGACCACGGTCAACCAGGCCAAGCAGGCGATCATCTCGCCGTACCTGATCCCGCCGGTCGGCGGCGGCACCAACCCGCAGCCGTCCGGTTCCGCCTCGACGTCCACCCCGCCGGTGCCGACCGGTGGCTGCAAGGCCACCTACACGCAGGACAACGCGTGGCAGGGCGGCTTCCAGGGCCAGCTCAAGGTGCAGAACACCGGCACCGGGACGGTCAACCCGTGGCAGGTCACCTGGACCTGGCCGTCCGGCGTGACGCTGAACAACGGCTGGAACGCCACGGTCACCCAGAGCGGGACGACGGTCACGGCGGCTGCGCCGAGCCACGCGCTGTCGCTCGCGGCGGGCGCGTCGGTCACGGTCGGCTTCACCGCCAACGGTACGGCCAGCGCCCCGGCGACGGTGAAGCTCAACGGAGTGGCGTGCGGATGA
- a CDS encoding CGNR zinc finger domain-containing protein: protein MHINPYGEDPVRLALDLINDPPGSASELGRRCAAAGLVIDVPPGAADLAETNRFLAAWLGVVDAPDETARAERLNALLAQAAAYPRLTNHAADGWHLHYRDPDRPLAAALRALISVGTALHLSGRGMHRLGRCAAAGCERPFADLSRTGRQRYCSPACANRDAVRRHRNRTAADHG, encoded by the coding sequence GTGCACATCAACCCTTACGGCGAGGATCCGGTGCGGCTGGCGCTCGACCTGATCAACGATCCGCCGGGGAGCGCATCCGAGCTGGGGCGGCGGTGCGCGGCGGCCGGGCTGGTCATCGACGTGCCGCCGGGCGCGGCCGACCTCGCCGAGACCAACCGGTTCCTGGCCGCCTGGCTGGGCGTCGTGGACGCGCCCGACGAGACGGCGCGCGCCGAGCGGCTCAACGCGCTGCTGGCCCAGGCCGCGGCCTACCCCCGCCTGACCAACCACGCGGCCGACGGCTGGCACCTGCACTACCGCGACCCGGACCGGCCGCTCGCCGCCGCCCTGCGCGCCCTGATCAGCGTCGGGACCGCGCTGCACCTGTCCGGCCGCGGCATGCACCGCCTGGGGCGCTGCGCGGCGGCCGGGTGCGAGCGGCCGTTCGCCGACCTGAGCCGCACCGGGCGGCAGCGATACTGCTCGCCGGCCTGCGCCAACCGCGACGCGGTCCGCCGCCACCGCAACCGCACGGCTGCGGATCACGGATGA
- a CDS encoding DUF6597 domain-containing transcriptional factor, translating into MGYEEWAPPAALRGAAVCLWRSTIPQDRPERAPILPDGCVDLIWESGRGAFLAGPDTRPVPDRTPGGRTLVGVRLRPGAGGTLLGVPLEPLRNLRPDLTDLRPAAAAGLPGDLPPAEALRRLVRLTGVLSEERPPDPALLEAARLLRDPRLRVPDLGEHLGIGDRQLRRRFSAAVGYGPKTLQRVFRFRRFLSLLGEGNAAELAARLGYTDQAHLTRESVEFAGLPPAALARRLTTP; encoded by the coding sequence ATGGGATACGAGGAGTGGGCGCCGCCGGCAGCGCTCCGTGGCGCGGCGGTCTGCCTGTGGCGCAGCACGATCCCGCAGGACCGGCCGGAGCGCGCGCCGATCCTGCCGGACGGCTGCGTCGACCTGATCTGGGAGAGCGGGCGCGGGGCGTTCCTGGCCGGCCCGGACACCCGCCCGGTGCCGGACCGCACGCCCGGCGGGCGGACGCTGGTCGGGGTGCGGCTGCGGCCGGGCGCCGGCGGGACGCTGCTCGGCGTACCCCTGGAACCGCTGCGGAATCTGCGCCCGGACCTGACCGACCTCCGCCCGGCAGCAGCCGCCGGGCTGCCGGGCGATCTGCCGCCGGCCGAGGCGCTGCGCCGGCTGGTGCGGCTCACCGGGGTGCTGTCCGAGGAGCGCCCGCCGGACCCGGCGCTGCTGGAGGCGGCCCGGCTGCTGCGCGATCCCCGGCTGCGGGTCCCGGACCTCGGCGAGCACCTGGGCATCGGCGACCGGCAGCTGCGGCGCCGGTTCAGCGCGGCGGTCGGCTACGGCCCGAAGACGCTGCAGCGGGTGTTCCGCTTCCGGCGCTTCCTGAGCCTGCTGGGCGAGGGGAACGCCGCCGAGCTGGCTGCCCGGCTCGGCTACACCGACCAGGCGCACCTGACCCGCGAATCGGTCGAGTTCGCCGGCCTGCCGCCGGCCGCCCTCGCCCGCCGCCTCACCACCCCCTGA